In Salvia miltiorrhiza cultivar Shanhuang (shh) chromosome 4, IMPLAD_Smil_shh, whole genome shotgun sequence, the DNA window CTCTCGCAAGCTCCACAATCTCCCTTATATCATCCGGTAGGAAGTCGTGATCCTCCTGTGGCCCCGCCGTCACCGTTAGCTAAGATTTACACCAATCCGATAGCCATGATTTATAGGTGATTCAGTTAAATATAGTGTTGTCTAAAGCTTGCTCCCAAGTCTCAAAATAGTCACACCAATCCCAACCAAAAAAATTGGACTTAAAAAAATCGTCCGGGGTCAAATTTGAAATAGCAAGGAGTTTTGGGGCGGTGAGaagaataaaatttaattaagagGAGTCGACAGAAATTCAAAGTTATCAGACTTACTCGGATCCCATAGTTTCGTTGTCCCTTCCATGTCTACACACCAGATAAGTTTTGACTCTCATCTCTTCTTTCTTCACACTTCCACCAATCTCTCTTCACACAATTTTCAAGAACCCTGCAACTATATATACACATTGTCAATACCATACATTAAAAAGTCTTTGAAACTAGCTAATACATACAAATTCAAACTCCCTCTCAAGTTTCTTGGAGAAATTAAATGGATTGCCCTCAAGATTTCCGGTGCCCCATTTCAATGGAGGTAATGAAGGATCCGGTCACCATCTCCACCGGCGTTACGTACGAGCGGAAAAACATCGAGAGATGGTTCCGCACCTATAAGAAGACCACCTGCCCCACCACAATGCAATTCATCGATGTCTTGGAGATGACTCCCAATCACACGCTCCACCGGTTGATCGCCGCGTGGCAAGCTAGGCCGGGCCGCGCtccccctcctcctccgccggCTTCGGCCAAGCGCGACGAGCTGGCCGCCGCGCTCGGCGCGATCGACTCGACGCCGTTCAAGGTGAGCTGCCTGCGGCGGCTGGGGTCGATCGTGGGATTGGGGGACGAGGTGAAGGAGGATTTCAAGCGATTGGGCGGAGTCGAGGTGCTGGTGAGGATAATGGAGCAGGTTTTGGGGGAAAACTCCGATTTCGCGGCGTTTAGGGCTTGCGAGGAGGCGGTGGCGGTGCTGCGTCAGATCCCGGTCTCCGACGACGACGAGCAGATCCTGCAGCTGCTGATGAGCTCCGACTGTATGAAATCGATGGCGATCGTGCTCCAGAGAGGGAGCGGCGAGGCCAGATTCGGCGTGATCGCGACGTTCGAGAAGATGGCGAGGGCTGATTATCAGTGGAACTACGCGGCGCAGGATCAAGGCGTCGGCTTCTTCAAATCTCTGCTGGAGATTGTGTCGGACGAGATCTGCAGCAAGGCGAGCTCGTGCGCGCTGAAGCTGCTGATACAGATGCTGGAGGCGTCGAAGAAGTCGCGGCTCAAGGCCATCGAGGCCGGCGCCGTCTGCACGCTGGTGGAGCTGCTGCCGGAATCGAGCAGATCCAAGTGCGAGAAGATCATGCAGCTGATCAAGCTGCTGTGCCAATTGGCGGAGGGGAGGCTGGCCTTCGCGGAGCACGGATTGGGGATCGCGGCGGTGTCGAAGAAGATGCTGAATGTCTCCGGCGGCGGCGCCACCAAGATCGGGGTGAAGATAATGTGGCTGGTGGCGAGCTTCCACGCGACGGAgaaggtgttggaggagatgctgatgtgcggggcggtgaagaagctggtggcgctgctgcatgtcggcggcGGGCAGTCCACGACCAAGGATAGGGCGGTGAAGATATTGAAGCTGCGCGGCCGTGAGTGGCGGCGGTACCCTTGTTTCCCGGCTGACGTTAGGGATTACTTGGGGTTAGGGTATCATAgtccttgatttttttttatttttttttttcaaaaaaagaaaaggaaatatagatatatttgtaatatattttaatgacgaaatatacaaaaatattCTTTGTTCCAATTTAAATTGTgcaaatttgaaatattttctccttttttaACTTTAAACAATTATGATTT includes these proteins:
- the LOC131022164 gene encoding E3 ubiquitin-protein ligase PUB23-like, encoding MDCPQDFRCPISMEVMKDPVTISTGVTYERKNIERWFRTYKKTTCPTTMQFIDVLEMTPNHTLHRLIAAWQARPGRAPPPPPPASAKRDELAAALGAIDSTPFKVSCLRRLGSIVGLGDEVKEDFKRLGGVEVLVRIMEQVLGENSDFAAFRACEEAVAVLRQIPVSDDDEQILQLLMSSDCMKSMAIVLQRGSGEARFGVIATFEKMARADYQWNYAAQDQGVGFFKSLLEIVSDEICSKASSCALKLLIQMLEASKKSRLKAIEAGAVCTLVELLPESSRSKCEKIMQLIKLLCQLAEGRLAFAEHGLGIAAVSKKMLNVSGGGATKIGVKIMWLVASFHATEKVLEEMLMCGAVKKLVALLHVGGGQSTTKDRAVKILKLRGREWRRYPCFPADVRDYLGLGYHSP